One window of Chamaesiphon minutus PCC 6605 genomic DNA carries:
- a CDS encoding phytanoyl-CoA dioxygenase family protein: MNKNVNLLTTAQVEEFHCDGVLIIKSFYDITTEIEPIQYAIYNIINILIKKYHLSIEQLPFSSATFDSGYQELIAYDRQIGGEVYDAIKQIPAFIRLVASSRHDAIFSQLRQTDLPGIAAAGYGIRIDNPYEEKYRAPWHQDYPAQFRSLDGLVFWSSLVPVTSSLGPVEFCTGSHKDGLVPVYTKDANNSEKSGAYALTIINEASLIASYPHISPLTQPGDLIVIDFLTLHRSGLNMSQRSRWSMQMRYFNFTEPTGIKIGWKGAFASGVNVEEVHPELFCNN, encoded by the coding sequence ATGAATAAAAATGTAAATTTATTAACAACAGCACAAGTTGAAGAATTTCATTGTGATGGCGTATTGATTATCAAATCATTTTACGATATTACAACAGAGATTGAGCCAATTCAGTATGCTATTTATAATATTATTAATATTTTAATTAAAAAATATCATCTGTCAATTGAACAGTTACCCTTTAGTAGTGCAACCTTTGATTCTGGTTATCAAGAATTAATCGCTTACGATCGTCAAATTGGCGGAGAGGTCTATGATGCAATCAAGCAAATACCTGCATTCATTAGGCTGGTAGCATCTTCTCGCCATGATGCCATCTTTTCTCAACTCCGTCAAACCGATTTACCAGGAATTGCAGCAGCAGGTTATGGAATTAGGATTGATAATCCTTACGAAGAAAAATATCGGGCACCTTGGCATCAAGATTATCCGGCCCAATTTCGTAGTTTAGATGGCTTGGTATTTTGGAGTTCTCTAGTTCCAGTGACCTCATCTTTAGGGCCTGTTGAATTTTGTACTGGCTCCCACAAAGATGGATTAGTACCTGTATACACAAAAGATGCCAATAATTCTGAGAAATCAGGTGCTTATGCATTAACCATTATAAATGAAGCAAGCTTAATTGCCTCTTACCCACATATATCACCCTTAACCCAACCAGGTGATTTAATAGTCATTGATTTTCTCACATTACATCGCTCTGGTTTAAATATGAGTCAAAGATCGAGGTGGTCTATGCAAATGCGGTATTTTAATTTTACCGAACCAACCGGGATAAAAATAGGATGGAAAGGAGCTTTTGCATCAGGCGTAAATGTAGAAGAAGTCCACCCAGAACTTTTTTGTAATAATTAG
- a CDS encoding cephalosporin hydroxylase family protein, with amino-acid sequence MNETTKFQAEVENNIQNLQDDPDVQALSRIWLREITPYKYAYNFTWMGRPIIQFPQDMLAMQEIIWNLKPDLIIETGIAHGGSLIFHASMLELVGEDADVLGIDIDIREHNRSEIEKHPMFKRITLIEGSSIDDKTVQKVFDFAKNKQRVLIILDSNHTHEHVLNELKIYSRLVTKDSYLIVFDTLVEDMPDSLSGDRPWGKGNNPKTAVWEFLKNNDRFEIDKKIESKLLITVAPDGYLKCIKD; translated from the coding sequence ATGAACGAAACCACTAAATTTCAAGCCGAAGTTGAAAATAACATCCAAAATTTACAAGATGATCCAGATGTTCAAGCTTTGTCGCGGATCTGGTTGCGTGAGATAACTCCGTATAAATATGCCTACAATTTTACTTGGATGGGACGACCAATTATTCAGTTCCCACAAGACATGTTGGCAATGCAGGAAATAATTTGGAATCTGAAACCAGATTTAATTATTGAAACAGGTATTGCTCATGGCGGCTCGCTAATATTTCATGCCTCAATGTTGGAATTAGTGGGGGAAGATGCGGACGTATTGGGGATAGATATTGATATTAGAGAACACAATCGTAGCGAGATTGAAAAACATCCAATGTTTAAGCGTATCACATTGATAGAAGGATCTTCTATCGATGATAAAACTGTTCAAAAAGTCTTCGACTTCGCTAAAAATAAACAGCGAGTTTTAATAATTTTAGATTCTAATCATACTCACGAACATGTTTTAAATGAGTTAAAAATCTACTCTAGACTAGTTACAAAAGATAGCTACTTGATTGTCTTTGATACATTAGTAGAAGACATGCCCGATTCACTATCGGGAGATCGACCCTGGGGGAAAGGAAATAATCCTAAAACGGCAGTATGGGAATTTCTTAAAAATAACGATCGATTTGAGATTGATAAAAAAATAGAGAGCAAGTTATTAATTACAGTTGCTCCAGATGGTTATTTGAAATGTATTAAGGATTAA
- the rfbF gene encoding glucose-1-phosphate cytidylyltransferase: MKVVLLAGGLGTRLTEETEIRPKPMVEIGGRPILWHIMKHYTHYGFNEFLVALGYKGEYIKRYFLDYYTLNGSMSLDLATGSVQPQVKECENWKLHLLDTGVQTNTGGRLKRLESYIGNETFMITYGDGVSNIDLQRLLEFHKSHGKWVTVSAVRPPARFGGLVIEGNLVANFTEKPQAGEGWINGGFLVMEPQVFKYLNNDSAGLEVELLERLAADGQLAAYRHYDFWQCMDTLRDKHNLENYWQSGNPPWQVWEQ, from the coding sequence ATGAAAGTCGTTCTCTTAGCAGGTGGTTTAGGTACGCGTCTGACTGAAGAAACCGAAATCCGGCCCAAGCCAATGGTCGAAATCGGTGGTCGTCCGATCCTCTGGCATATCATGAAACACTATACCCACTATGGCTTTAATGAGTTTTTAGTGGCATTGGGCTATAAGGGCGAATATATCAAACGCTATTTCTTGGATTACTACACTCTCAATGGAAGTATGAGTCTAGATCTCGCCACTGGCTCGGTGCAACCACAAGTCAAAGAATGCGAAAACTGGAAACTCCATTTGCTCGATACTGGAGTCCAAACTAATACTGGCGGACGGCTCAAGCGGCTGGAGTCGTACATTGGTAATGAAACATTCATGATTACCTATGGGGATGGCGTGAGTAATATCGATCTTCAACGGTTGCTAGAATTTCATAAATCCCACGGCAAATGGGTAACAGTAAGTGCTGTCCGTCCGCCAGCGAGATTTGGGGGGTTAGTTATCGAAGGCAATTTAGTTGCCAATTTCACCGAGAAGCCACAAGCGGGTGAAGGCTGGATCAATGGGGGATTTCTAGTAATGGAACCCCAGGTTTTTAAATACTTAAATAATGATAGTGCGGGACTAGAAGTCGAGCTATTAGAACGCTTAGCGGCTGACGGACAGTTGGCGGCTTACCGTCACTATGACTTCTGGCAATGTATGGATACCCTCCGCGATAAACACAACTTGGAAAATTACTGGCAAAGTGGTAATCCTCCCTGGCAAGTTTGGGAACAATAA
- a CDS encoding class I SAM-dependent methyltransferase produces the protein MKCNICKYPLEAAIFYSQENISITSLCEVYPQKTEVFFCKNCGHSQTTPLSDIDKYYDLSYKILIETEEEDQLYQTIDGHKKYRIDHQVETLLTKVNLPKNAQILDYGCAKSSIFKKLVKIRTDLTPHLFDVSEMYIPFWDKFVHSNNWATYTVKPEWDEYFDLVTSFFALEHVTKPEEMLTTIERLLKPGGVFYGIVPNTYTNIADFIVIDHVNHFSQNSLEVLLKNTGFEAIHIDPESHNGAFIVTAKKRSINKSSSVVSQPSQYAISDLEREVTSIAEYWYNITTKIRYFEAEHSSCKFAAIYGSGFYGTFIATCLENLERVECFIDLSPYRQGKYLLEKPILSPQELNKSTELVYVGLNPQGSSRSIAEIDNWHEYTHEYFYL, from the coding sequence GTGAAATGTAATATTTGCAAGTATCCTTTAGAAGCCGCTATTTTCTATTCTCAAGAAAATATTTCAATTACATCTTTATGTGAAGTGTATCCACAAAAAACAGAAGTATTCTTCTGTAAGAATTGTGGCCACTCACAGACAACACCACTGAGTGATATAGATAAATATTATGACTTGTCTTATAAAATATTAATTGAGACAGAAGAAGAAGATCAACTATATCAAACTATCGATGGTCATAAAAAATACCGAATCGACCATCAAGTAGAAACTTTATTAACCAAAGTTAATCTACCTAAAAATGCACAAATTCTCGACTATGGATGTGCTAAAAGTTCCATATTTAAGAAGCTAGTTAAAATTCGTACAGATCTGACTCCACATCTATTCGATGTCAGTGAAATGTACATCCCATTCTGGGATAAATTTGTTCACTCTAATAATTGGGCTACTTATACAGTAAAACCAGAATGGGATGAATATTTCGATCTGGTAACTTCTTTCTTCGCCCTAGAACATGTTACAAAACCAGAGGAGATGCTAACAACTATCGAACGATTACTTAAACCTGGGGGTGTCTTCTATGGTATAGTACCAAACACATATACGAACATAGCTGACTTTATAGTAATAGATCACGTCAATCACTTCTCTCAGAACTCCCTAGAGGTTTTATTAAAAAATACTGGATTTGAAGCAATTCATATCGATCCAGAATCCCATAATGGAGCTTTTATAGTTACAGCTAAAAAGAGATCGATAAATAAATCTTCATCAGTAGTATCTCAACCTAGTCAATATGCTATTTCCGATTTAGAACGAGAAGTAACCTCGATAGCTGAGTACTGGTATAATATTACGACTAAAATTAGATATTTTGAAGCAGAACATAGTAGCTGTAAATTTGCAGCAATTTATGGCTCTGGATTTTACGGCACTTTTATTGCTACCTGCTTAGAGAATTTAGAGCGAGTTGAATGTTTTATAGATCTTAGCCCTTATCGTCAAGGTAAATACTTATTAGAAAAGCCGATCTTATCTCCACAAGAATTGAACAAATCAACAGAGCTTGTCTATGTAGGTCTCAATCCTCAAGGTAGCTCTCGTAGCATAGCGGAGATCGATAACTGGCACGAATATACACATGAATATTTCTATCTTTAA
- a CDS encoding GDP-mannose 4,6-dehydratase has translation MSINNSFWDNRPTLVTGATGLLGGWLVKRLLGLDADVVCVIRDAVPQSELIRSGAIDRVKVVRGDVCDRVFLERVLGEYEIDTVMHLAAQTIVGIANRNPISTFETNIAGTWQMLEACRHSPSVKQIVMASSDKAYGDCDTLPYVETTPLQGLHPYDVSKSCADLIAQAYGHTYKLPVAITRCGNFYGGGDLNWNRIIPGTIRSILQGEAPIIRSNGTYIRDYIYAEDGAAAYILLAEQLAANSSLYGQAFNFSNETQVTVLDLVDRIIELMDSELNPIVQNQASNEIQHQFLDATKAKEILGWTPNFTLDRGLEQTIVWYENFLDSQRQKLAERSGSLVDYASIEKLSLADLAIQQIVHN, from the coding sequence ATGAGTATAAATAATAGTTTTTGGGATAATCGACCGACATTAGTCACTGGAGCGACAGGGTTGCTGGGTGGCTGGTTGGTAAAACGGTTATTAGGTTTAGATGCAGATGTTGTCTGTGTCATTCGAGATGCGGTACCACAATCCGAACTGATCCGCTCTGGTGCGATCGACCGTGTCAAAGTCGTCCGTGGCGATGTCTGCGATCGAGTGTTCCTCGAACGGGTGTTAGGGGAATATGAAATCGACACTGTAATGCACCTAGCAGCCCAAACAATCGTCGGTATTGCCAATCGGAACCCAATTTCAACTTTTGAGACGAATATCGCTGGTACGTGGCAAATGCTCGAAGCCTGTCGGCACAGTCCGAGTGTCAAGCAAATCGTGATGGCATCATCAGATAAAGCCTACGGCGACTGCGATACGCTCCCCTATGTAGAAACCACCCCCCTCCAAGGTTTGCACCCCTACGATGTCAGCAAATCCTGTGCGGACTTAATCGCCCAAGCTTACGGGCATACGTATAAATTACCTGTCGCAATTACCCGCTGTGGCAACTTCTACGGTGGCGGCGATCTCAATTGGAATCGGATTATTCCCGGTACGATTCGATCGATCCTGCAAGGCGAAGCTCCTATAATTCGTTCTAATGGTACTTATATCCGCGACTATATCTATGCCGAAGATGGTGCGGCTGCCTACATTTTACTTGCCGAACAATTAGCCGCTAATTCTAGTTTGTACGGGCAAGCTTTTAATTTCTCCAATGAAACTCAAGTTACCGTTTTAGATTTGGTAGATCGAATCATCGAGTTGATGGATTCCGAGTTGAATCCAATCGTTCAAAATCAAGCTAGTAATGAGATCCAACATCAGTTTTTGGATGCTACTAAAGCTAAAGAAATCTTGGGTTGGACGCCTAATTTTACACTCGATCGCGGCTTAGAACAGACGATCGTTTGGTATGAAAATTTCCTTGACTCTCAAAGACAGAAATTAGCAGAACGATCTGGCTCGCTCGTCGATTATGCCTCGATTGAGAAATTATCTCTTGCCGATCTAGCTATTCAACAGATCGTCCACAACTAG
- a CDS encoding succinate--CoA ligase subunit alpha has product MTIDLQLDSRVLIQGVDNPLALAAIGRMQTYGTKIVGVVSAGKGGQQLGDLPVFDLVAQAQSVLGPIETSLIFVPAYQVLDAALEAIAAGIPQSIVIARGVPPLDMIRLLRQARITNTLILGSGSAGIIIPDRLLLGIYQPQLFSPGRVAIISRNQSLTAEIASELNQANLGQSIVIHIGSDPLVGSSCRLWLEWLQSDPLTESIVLVGDICWDSEAATAAYLLSQQGKPVVAYLAGIHASTPHPLTDAAIVLSHTLSKPIYHSDTIQQRLETYKRAKIPVAKKIGQIPHLIKKLVGRV; this is encoded by the coding sequence ATGACGATCGATCTGCAACTAGATAGCCGCGTCCTAATTCAAGGAGTGGATAACCCCTTAGCACTGGCGGCAATAGGGCGAATGCAAACCTATGGTACTAAGATCGTAGGTGTTGTTAGTGCTGGAAAAGGCGGACAACAGCTTGGAGATCTGCCAGTTTTCGATTTGGTCGCACAAGCGCAATCCGTGCTAGGGCCGATCGAAACTAGTTTGATTTTTGTACCTGCTTATCAAGTATTAGATGCCGCACTCGAAGCTATTGCCGCTGGGATTCCGCAATCGATCGTCATTGCCAGAGGCGTACCGCCACTAGATATGATTCGGCTGTTGCGTCAGGCGCGGATTACCAATACCTTGATTCTCGGTTCTGGAAGTGCGGGAATAATAATTCCCGATCGATTATTACTGGGCATTTACCAACCGCAATTATTCAGTCCTGGTAGAGTGGCGATTATCAGTCGCAATCAGAGTTTAACTGCCGAAATTGCCAGCGAATTAAATCAAGCTAATTTAGGTCAATCGATCGTCATCCATATCGGTAGCGATCCGCTGGTTGGCTCCTCCTGTCGCCTGTGGCTAGAATGGCTGCAATCCGATCCCTTAACCGAATCGATCGTGCTTGTGGGCGATATTTGCTGGGATTCCGAAGCAGCTACGGCGGCTTATCTGCTCTCTCAACAGGGTAAACCTGTAGTGGCTTATCTCGCGGGGATTCATGCTAGTACGCCGCACCCGCTCACCGATGCCGCGATCGTCTTAAGTCATACTCTCTCGAAACCGATCTATCATTCCGATACGATTCAACAACGGCTGGAGACTTATAAGCGAGCCAAAATTCCTGTCGCCAAAAAGATCGGGCAGATTCCGCATTTGATTAAGAAGTTAGTCGGTAGGGTGTAG
- a CDS encoding ATP-grasp domain-containing protein — protein sequence MDLLEYQAKELFRDVGIPVLPSQRIDRPGDLKALRIPYPVVLKSQVSVGNRGKAGGIRFVENTIDAIAAARTIFNLPILGEYPNVLLAEAKYNTSQEFYLAIVIDRLACRPVLLGSTDGGMNVNTILDRIHQVVVYEEFSSFYARQLALKMGLKGEIMLAVSEIIEKMYLLMRSQDLDLVEINPLGVDRDGAVMALDGKISVNHHAVGRHPNLQPWQMVDVARNRLGTLSPLFNEVGNIGILCSGNGLALAMLDGIAQGGGQVAQCIVVDPACTEEIQIALDRIGVNVNSGSEGAESPSIDVLLVNFVGSEIDSCQQVMQYLARDPHMTIIWRVLEPDLDRLAGFLPLSIKLVTNFDRAIAQTLKLAKQ from the coding sequence ATGGATTTATTAGAGTACCAAGCTAAAGAATTGTTCCGAGATGTCGGCATTCCGGTATTGCCATCCCAGCGGATCGATCGACCGGGGGATCTTAAGGCATTGCGGATTCCTTATCCGGTAGTATTAAAATCGCAAGTTAGCGTTGGCAATCGGGGCAAAGCTGGGGGGATTAGATTTGTCGAGAATACCATTGATGCGATCGCGGCAGCCCGGACGATCTTCAATTTGCCAATTTTGGGGGAATATCCCAATGTGCTGTTAGCAGAGGCGAAATATAATACCAGTCAGGAGTTTTATCTGGCGATCGTGATCGACAGATTAGCCTGTCGTCCGGTATTGCTCGGCTCGACAGATGGCGGGATGAACGTTAATACCATTCTCGATCGCATTCATCAGGTAGTCGTATATGAAGAGTTTTCCTCTTTTTACGCGCGTCAGCTCGCGTTGAAAATGGGACTTAAAGGCGAAATCATGTTGGCAGTGAGTGAGATTATCGAGAAGATGTACCTTTTGATGCGATCGCAAGATTTAGATTTGGTCGAAATCAATCCTTTGGGGGTCGATCGAGATGGTGCGGTGATGGCATTAGATGGCAAAATTAGTGTCAACCATCATGCTGTCGGCAGACATCCAAATCTTCAACCCTGGCAGATGGTAGATGTCGCGCGCAATCGTTTGGGTACTTTATCGCCGCTATTTAATGAAGTCGGAAATATCGGCATTCTGTGTAGTGGCAATGGTTTAGCCCTAGCCATGTTAGATGGTATCGCCCAAGGTGGGGGTCAAGTGGCTCAATGTATCGTCGTCGATCCCGCCTGTACTGAAGAAATCCAGATCGCACTCGATCGCATTGGCGTGAATGTCAATAGCGGTAGCGAGGGAGCCGAATCGCCGTCTATCGATGTTTTACTGGTAAATTTTGTCGGTAGTGAGATCGATAGTTGCCAACAAGTGATGCAATATCTGGCACGCGATCCCCACATGACGATTATCTGGCGAGTATTAGAACCAGACCTCGATCGACTCGCAGGATTCCTGCCATTATCTATTAAACTGGTCACTAATTTCGATCGCGCGATCGCACAGACTTTGAAGCTGGCTAAACAGTGA
- a CDS encoding class I SAM-dependent methyltransferase: protein MSDNHCRFCEHPLQHTFVNLGGSPISNDFLNSEQVDKSEKFYPLHTYVCDRCFLVQLPEVESREHIFGDGNYAYFSSYSESWLKHCQRYTNLMVERFGFDRSSQVIEIASNDGYLLQYFQAQNIPVLGIEPASNVAAVAEAKGIPTLTKFFGVQTATELVELNKQADLLLGNNVLAHVPDLNDFVAGMKLLLKPAGVITIEFPHLLQLITQNQFDTIYHEHFSYFSFLTVERVFAAHGLTLFDVEELPTHGGSLRIYGRHSEYTELAITDRVAELKAKEVAAKLDTIDTYLDFTKQVESIKRQLLTFLIQAKNEGKSVVGYGAPAKGNTLLNYCGVRTDFIDYTVDRSPHKQGLFLPGTHIPVYHPDLITETKPDYLLILPWNLRSEVIEQMAQIRDWRGKFVVPIPRLEIL, encoded by the coding sequence ATGAGCGATAATCACTGTCGATTCTGCGAACATCCGCTTCAACATACATTTGTTAACTTAGGTGGATCGCCGATTTCTAATGATTTTTTAAATAGCGAACAAGTTGATAAATCTGAAAAGTTTTACCCACTCCATACTTATGTATGCGATCGCTGTTTCTTAGTTCAATTACCTGAAGTCGAATCGCGAGAACATATTTTTGGCGATGGTAATTATGCTTATTTTTCTTCCTATTCAGAAAGCTGGCTCAAGCATTGCCAACGATATACCAATCTAATGGTAGAGCGATTTGGATTCGATCGATCCAGTCAGGTAATCGAAATTGCTAGTAACGACGGTTATCTTTTACAGTATTTTCAGGCTCAAAATATTCCCGTTCTCGGCATCGAGCCAGCATCGAATGTCGCCGCAGTTGCCGAAGCTAAAGGTATTCCGACTCTGACTAAATTCTTCGGAGTGCAGACAGCGACAGAATTAGTCGAGTTAAATAAGCAAGCAGATTTACTATTAGGTAATAATGTTCTCGCACACGTACCAGATCTCAATGATTTTGTCGCTGGAATGAAACTACTACTTAAGCCAGCGGGAGTTATTACGATCGAATTTCCGCACTTACTGCAATTAATTACGCAAAATCAATTTGATACCATTTACCACGAACATTTTTCTTATTTCTCGTTCCTGACAGTCGAACGAGTATTTGCCGCGCATGGGTTAACTTTATTCGATGTTGAGGAATTACCAACTCATGGTGGCTCTTTGAGAATATATGGCAGACATAGCGAATATACTGAGTTAGCTATAACCGATCGAGTAGCGGAGTTAAAAGCAAAAGAAGTTGCCGCTAAACTCGATACGATCGATACCTATTTAGACTTTACCAAACAAGTCGAGAGTATCAAACGTCAATTGCTAACCTTCCTAATCCAAGCTAAAAATGAAGGTAAATCGGTGGTGGGGTATGGCGCGCCAGCTAAAGGTAATACCCTGTTAAATTATTGTGGTGTACGGACAGATTTTATCGATTACACAGTCGATCGCAGCCCACACAAACAGGGACTATTTTTACCAGGTACGCATATCCCAGTTTATCATCCCGATCTAATTACTGAAACCAAACCAGATTATTTATTAATTCTACCTTGGAATCTGCGATCGGAAGTGATCGAGCAAATGGCCCAAATTCGAGATTGGCGTGGTAAATTTGTCGTTCCCATTCCGCGACTAGAAATCCTATGA
- a CDS encoding GNAT family N-acetyltransferase, with the protein MEYITVEASLIRLRQPEDSDLALMVAMRNNLELQAMLMSLPRASNNQRVRDWLNHHLNNPQSIFFIIAEITTDLPCGYIQVTNIDFVHRHGELGICIDSSYQGKGYGKQAINAIEQYTQEIFNLRKLTLKVLEKNQVAIHLYETLTYQKIGIYQEHFYNQGTLHNVVAMEKLLR; encoded by the coding sequence ATGGAGTACATAACAGTTGAGGCATCTCTAATTAGATTAAGGCAACCTGAAGATTCAGATTTAGCTTTAATGGTCGCGATGCGTAATAATCTAGAATTACAAGCTATGCTTATGAGCTTACCCCGTGCTAGTAATAATCAAAGAGTCCGAGACTGGTTAAACCATCACCTCAACAATCCTCAATCTATATTTTTTATAATTGCAGAAATAACTACGGATCTCCCCTGCGGATATATTCAAGTCACTAACATAGATTTTGTTCATAGGCATGGAGAATTAGGAATTTGTATAGATTCATCTTATCAAGGCAAAGGTTATGGAAAACAGGCAATTAATGCGATCGAACAATATACTCAAGAAATATTTAACCTGCGAAAACTAACTCTGAAGGTTTTAGAGAAAAATCAGGTGGCGATACATTTATATGAAACTCTTACATATCAGAAAATAGGAATATATCAAGAACATTTTTACAATCAAGGAACATTGCATAACGTCGTTGCAATGGAGAAATTATTGAGGTGA
- a CDS encoding WbqC family protein, translated as MKKIVISQPMLFPWIGLFEQIRLADSYVHYDDVQFSKGSFVNRVQIKTVDGSKWLTVPLDGIKLGQEIREVRINDRQNWRESHLNLLKQVYAKALYKQDMLDLVSSVYSQPATTICDLSINSILAICKYFNLARSDKFLYSSRIGLEGTSSERVLDIVKYLDGNIYITGHGAKNYLDHFLFEESNINVEYMDYRKNTYPQLHGEFTPYVSTLDLIANVGTIGKEFINSETIYWKEAVK; from the coding sequence ATGAAAAAAATAGTAATATCGCAACCAATGCTATTTCCATGGATCGGTTTATTTGAGCAAATACGACTTGCAGACTCTTACGTTCATTATGATGATGTTCAATTTTCAAAAGGAAGTTTTGTTAATCGAGTTCAAATTAAAACAGTTGATGGCTCTAAATGGCTGACTGTACCTTTAGATGGTATTAAACTAGGTCAAGAAATTAGAGAAGTCCGAATAAACGATCGCCAAAATTGGCGAGAGTCACATCTTAATTTATTAAAGCAAGTATATGCTAAAGCTCTTTATAAACAAGATATGCTCGATCTTGTTAGTTCAGTTTATAGTCAGCCAGCCACGACGATTTGCGATCTGAGCATAAATAGTATTTTGGCAATATGTAAATATTTTAATCTTGCTAGATCGGATAAATTTTTATATTCATCAAGAATTGGTTTGGAAGGTACAAGCTCAGAAAGAGTTTTAGATATTGTTAAATACCTTGATGGCAATATTTATATTACTGGACACGGTGCTAAAAACTACTTAGATCATTTTTTATTTGAAGAAAGTAATATTAATGTAGAGTATATGGACTACCGCAAAAATACATATCCACAATTACATGGAGAATTTACACCATATGTATCCACCTTAGATTTAATTGCTAATGTTGGCACCATAGGAAAAGAATTTATTAATTCAGAAACAATATATTGGAAGGAAGCTGTCAAATGA
- a CDS encoding DegT/DnrJ/EryC1/StrS family aminotransferase: MQFIPVSGPSITQKEIDYVTDAVTNAWYGDANIYHDKFERAFANYLGVKYAIALPSCTSAIHLSLLALGITTGDEVIVPDVTWIASAAPINYVGATPVFADIDPQTWCISAESLESYITPKTKAIIPVNLYGGMPDMDAIIAIAKKYNLAVIEDAAESIGSEYHGRKAGSFGDTGVFSFHGSKTLTTGEGGMLVTDREDIYQRVLFLRDHGRKPGDKLFYNTEVGYKYKMSSMQAALGLAQLERIEELIDRKRQIFRWYQSELDCIQGLTLNYEPVNTKNTYWMVTIIIDDKMTIEKNQLMDELRKKNIDTRPFFHPLSSLLAYEKLANTKTTVANNRYSYKISQHGINLPSGMNMDREKIIYICQEIKKILA; encoded by the coding sequence ATGCAATTTATCCCTGTATCTGGCCCTTCAATTACCCAAAAAGAGATAGATTATGTTACTGACGCGGTAACTAACGCTTGGTATGGAGATGCAAATATTTATCATGATAAATTCGAGCGAGCATTCGCTAATTATCTAGGTGTTAAATATGCTATTGCCTTACCTTCTTGTACCTCAGCTATTCATCTATCATTATTAGCATTAGGGATTACTACTGGAGATGAAGTAATCGTTCCCGACGTAACGTGGATTGCTTCTGCTGCACCTATTAATTATGTGGGTGCAACTCCAGTTTTTGCAGATATCGATCCTCAAACTTGGTGTATTTCGGCTGAATCTTTAGAAAGCTATATTACTCCTAAAACTAAAGCGATTATTCCAGTTAATTTGTATGGTGGTATGCCAGATATGGATGCAATAATAGCGATCGCCAAGAAGTATAATCTAGCTGTAATTGAAGATGCTGCTGAGTCGATCGGTTCGGAGTATCATGGGCGCAAAGCTGGTAGTTTTGGGGATACAGGGGTATTTAGTTTTCATGGTTCAAAAACGCTTACCACTGGTGAAGGTGGAATGTTAGTAACGGATCGGGAGGATATTTATCAACGAGTCTTATTTTTAAGAGATCATGGGCGTAAGCCTGGAGATAAACTATTTTATAATACTGAAGTTGGCTATAAATATAAAATGAGCAGTATGCAAGCTGCGCTTGGTTTAGCACAACTAGAGCGGATTGAAGAATTGATCGATCGCAAGCGTCAAATTTTCAGATGGTATCAGTCTGAATTAGATTGTATTCAGGGTTTAACTCTTAACTATGAACCAGTTAATACGAAGAACACTTATTGGATGGTGACAATAATTATTGATGATAAGATGACGATAGAAAAAAATCAACTCATGGATGAATTACGAAAAAAAAACATAGATACTCGTCCATTTTTTCACCCGTTAAGTAGCTTGCTTGCCTATGAAAAATTAGCAAATACTAAAACAACGGTAGCGAACAATCGTTATAGTTATAAAATTAGTCAGCACGGTATTAATTTACCGTCAGGCATGAATATGGATCGAGAAAAAATTATTTATATATGTCAAGAGATTAAAAAAATACTAGCTTGA